The segment taactgctccctataattcctcctattgccacatataacctctccctataactactattgccccatataaccgctccctataactcctcctattgccccatataactcttgctattgccccatataactgctccctataattcctcctattgccccatataacctctccctataactactattgccccatataaccgctccctataactcctcctattgccccatataaccgctccctataactcctcctattgccccatatactgctccctataactcctcctattgccccatataactgctccctataactcctcctattgcgccacataacctctccctataacttctcctttCAGACTAGACATGTTATGGGTATGATATGCAGTCTCCCTTCTCCCTCACTATATGCATCCCTGTAtctatatatagtatacacaCCCTCCTCTCTTGTTCCCTTCAGGTGTTTGTCCAATGTCTcaagatctccccccccctgacCCCTATGCTCCCGGCTTGGACTCAGGTATGGAGACATGTCACTCTACTACCATGGTGTTTACAGGCAGCCCTGCTATATAACTGCTCTGTTATCGTCCCGTCGTACACAGCGCTTCTGGCGCCCAATGTTCACGTTTTCCCAGGGGGCAACAAGAAGAAAACAGAAGATCAAGAATTCAATATTTATTCTTCAATACCAATTATTGAGAGAGAGAAGCGTCTCACTTACAGATAAGTAAATACATGTGTGCTCAGTCAGGAGTTGCAGCCCTGCTCCTCTACTACCAGACTGTCCAGCCCGGACGGTTCGTCTCAGTGTCTCGCCACATGTCCCCTACACGTTTCGCCTAGGGTAATGCGAGGACGTGTAGGAGCTGCAACTCGTCTTGTGTACAGCATAGATTGTAATGGTGGGGCAGCCATTTTTACCATGGTACACAAGACGAGGAGTTGCAGCCCCCCACACGTTACCCTTCTGATGAAGCGTTAGGCGAAATGCGTAAGTGACGTGAGGCGAGACACTGAGACGGACCGGCTGTGATGGACAGTGCGGTAGTGGAGGAGAGGGCTGAGCACATCTGTATTTCCTTATCTGTAAGGGAAAGATGAATTTGTTTGATTGTTACACTTGAGGGACGGGCGTGTTCTTGGCTGGCGGCTGTAGGAGCTACAGCCAAGCGGATTGGCAGCAGAGAAGAATAATCGGGAACCAGAAAGAAGACACTTTACTTCCCCATCCCTAACGGGGTCTGCATttctatacatttatttttttcatttcattctttatatgtattttgaTGTGCAAGGGTTTACCAATTGGGTTATAATAGCGCGGGTTGGAAGGCACATTTAGTTATTCTGCTAGTGCCCCCACATATGCAGCTCTTCCGTATACTGCCATGCCATATACTGCCCCCGTGTGTGCCATGTATATCAGTGCATGTGGGGAGGAGCGAGTGTCGGACAATGCCAGCGCCTTGCAGCTGAGAAGCGCCGAGACTCTGCAGCCATCTTTAAATTGCCCAAGTATTATTAGAATATCAATACAATGACTCACCCTCAAATAACTCCCCAAAGTACTCAGCTTCAAGTCTGTGTACTGCATCCTGAGCACTTTGCACCGCGTCCATCCTGTAAATAGGAATATAACAGTGTGAGtgatctgtgtatatatacatacatatatatatgaaatggaaatattattactgtgtgctcatttgcatgccttagacaggtctgcaaccctgcctttcaccattatcacccagcacacagtgcttccactgcagcaagggattctgggaaatgacatgcaaatgagcttttgaagcaaaaggtggcactgtgtgctcatttgcatgtcatttcccagaatcccttgctgcagtggaagcactgtgtgctaaatgataatggtgaaaggcaggttgcAGACTTGTCTTAGGCTAAGTCCCGGCTAGCGCTGATcgggctgagcgggcggcgcttgcggaggagacttatatatatatatgcaagtccccgctcacgcggtgcgcgcgaCGCTCGTGCGCACACGCTCAGCCGTGATTGGCACGtaggtaaacaaaaaatctatacttacTGGCGCGCTGAACTCCCCGCAAtgcccccacatcccccacgcgcGCACACAAgccggacacccggcgctcatgcttggagcgctctccaagcatgagcgcgctcagcgccagcggggaattcaccaaagacatgtgaatatttccatttgctatatgctttactgtggagggtttttgtcactttttttacccaccataacttaagtacgtacacacgcacgcacgtttTGTGTAAagcacggtatatatatatatttatgtgagtgtgtatatatatatatatatatatatatatatatatcatggtaCATGCGACCCACCTTCCCCCAGAACCCGTCGGATCCACGCAGGGGCAAGGGGCGAAGCCACCAAACCACAAACTGCCAATCAATGGGACCCTCCCAGAGACAGTGGTCACTGAGCCGCCCCAAATCACATGTAAGTGCGCACCACCCTGCCAGTCCCTCCCGACACTGTCATGTTAGCCCCTGACTCTGAAGAGCATCACTCCCTTagcccctcccccgcagagcatcactgtTGGCCTctcccccgcagagcatcactgttggcccctcccccgcagagcatcactgtTGGCCTctcccccgcagagcatcactgtTGGCCTCTTCCCCGCACAGCATCAGTTGGCCCCTCCCCAACACAGCATCACTGTTGGCCCCTCCCCCGCACAGCATCACTGatggcatccccccccccccgcacagcaTCACTGAtggcctccccccccacactgcatcactgttgcccccccccccccgcacagcaTCACTGTTAGCCCCTCCCCCGCACAGCATCACTGTTAGCCCCTCCCCCGCACAGCATCACTGTTAGCCCCTCCCCCGCACAGCATCACTGTTGGCCCCTCCCCTGCAGATCGTTGTTCTATTAACCCCTTCCCAGCAAAGCTTTGTCCCATCAgcctcccccctgcctctccttGCAGGTTTTCCCGCCCTGACACCCGCTGTGACCAAGGCTCCGCATGCACAGAACAggatcccccactcccctcatacaggggacacctgcggacATCCCCTCAAAAGCAAGAGCCCCAAAAAAACGCCTGCCCAACCAAGCCTAAAGAAGCAGGGCAGCAGAGCGAGTGACTGGAGCACGGAGACACCCGACCTGCCCCCCGGGGCCCGAGAAGGTATGTAtggcttcctataactcctcctattaccccatataacccctccttgtaactccccctattaccccacataaccaccccctataacttctattacctcatataacccctccctatatctcctattaccccatatagcccctccctataacttctattaccccatataacccctccctatatctcctattaccccatctaacccctccctataacttctattaccccatataacccctccctataacttctattgccccatataacccctccctataacttctattgccccatataacccctccctataacttctattgccccatataacccctccctatatctcctattattaccccatatatcccctccctataactcctgtaTTCTCTccgtataacccctccctctaactcctattatcccatataactgctccatatatctccccctattacccctccctatacctcccactattaccccatatacggTATACCCACtctctataactccccctattaccccatatacccccctattacgtcacctctctccctcccgccctttCTTGGCTGCCTGCACGTGCCCCTCAGTCtgtcatctctctgtctctcttgatTGGTTGCTGCTGCGGAGAGAGAAAGCCCCGCCCCCTAGCAGCACACGAGTTGTTAATGTAATGAGGGGAGGAGCTTCTTTAAACCCCGCCCCAAACAGCTGTTTATTTCAGGGGATGTTCCccagatctgtgtgtgtgctgcacccctccccgcccgccactTCCGGTCTCAGCTCACACCTCCTGCCCGGCCACTTCCGGTCTCAGCtcaccctttcccttctctccccccatctcagaTTGCTGTGTGCAGCGCCCCCTGCTAGATTGCTGTGTGTAGtgccccctgcctctccctcagattgctgtgtgtagtgccccctgcctctccctcagaTTGCTGTGTGCAGTGCGCCCTGCCTCTCCCTCAGATTGCTGTGTGCAGCGCCCCCTGCTAGATTGCTGTGTGCAGtgccccctgcctctccctcagaTTGCTGTGTGCAGTGCCCCGTGCCTCTCCCTCAGATTGCTGTGTGCAgcgccccctgcctctccctcagattgctgtgtgcagtgccccctgcctctccctcagattgctgtgtgcattgcaccctgcctctccctcagattgctgtgtgcattgcaccctgcctctccccctccctcagattgctgtgtgcagtgcgccctgcctctccctcagattgctgtgtgcagcgccccctgcctctccctcagattgctgtgtgcagtgcaccctgcctctccctcagattgctgtgtgcagtgcaccctgcctctccctcagattgctgtgtgcagtgcaccctgcctctccccctccctcagattGCTGTGTGCAGTGCGCCCTGCCTCTCCCTCAGATTGCTGTGTGCAGTGCACTATGCCTCTCCCTCAGATTGCTGTGTGCAGtgccccctgcctctccctcagattgctgtgtgcagtgcaccctgcctctccctctccctcagattgctgtgtgcagtgccccctgcctctccctcagaTTGCTGTGTGCAGTGCACTATGCCTCTCCCTCAGATTGCTGTGTGCAGtgccccctgcctctccctcagattgctgtgtgcagtgcaccctgcctctctctcagattgctgtgtgcagtgcaccctgcctctccccctccctcagattgctgtgtgcagtgcgccctgcctctccctcagattgctgtgtgcagtgcaccctgcctctccctcagattgctgtgtgcattgcaccctgcctctccccctccctcagattgctgtgtgcagtgtgccctgcctctccccctccctcagattgctgtgtgcagtgcaccctgcctctccctcagattgctgtgtgcagtgcaccctgcctctccccctccctcagattgctgtgtgcagtgcgccctgcctctccccctccctcagattgctgtgtgcattgcaccctgcctctccccctccctcagattgctgtgtgcagtgcgccctgcctctccctctccctcagattgctgtgtgcagtgccccctgcctctccctcagattgctgtgtgcagcgccccctgcctctccctcagattgctgtgtgcagcgccccctgcctctccctcagattgctgtgtgcagtgcaccctgcctctccctcagattgctgtgtgcagtgccccctgcctctccctcagattgctgtgtgcagtgcaccctgcctctccctcagattgctgtgtgcagtgcaccctgcctctccccctccctcagattgctgtgtgcagtgcaccctgcctcttcccctccctcagattgctgtgtgcagtgccccctgcctctccctcagattgctgtgtgcagtgccccctgcctctccctcagattgctgtgtgcagcaccccctgcctctccctcagattgctgtgtgcagcgccccctgcctctccctcagattgctgtgtgcagcgcaccctgcctctccctcagattgctgtgtgcattgcaccctgcctctccctcagattgctgtgtgcagcgccccctgcctctccctcagattgctgtgtgcagtgcaccctgcctctccctcAGATTGCTGTGTGCAGTGCCCCGTGCCTCTCCCTCAGATTGCTGTGTGCAGTGCGCCCTGCCTCTCCCTCAGATTGCTGTGTGCAGTGCGCCCTGCCTCTCCCTCAGATTGCTGTGTGCAGtgcaccctgcctctccctcagattgctgtgtgcagtgcaccctgcctctccctcagattgctgtgtgcagcgccccctgcctctccctcagattgctgtgtgcagcgccccctgcctctccctcagattgctgtgtgcagcgccccctgcctctccctcagattgctgtgtgcagtgcaccctgcctctccctcagattgctgtgtgcagtgccccctccctctccctcagattgctgtgtgcagtgcgccctgcctctccctcagattgctgtgtgcagtgcaccctgcctctccctcagattgctgtgtgcagtgcaccctgcctctccccctccctcagattgctgtgtgcagtgcgccctgcctctccccctccctcagattgctgtgtgcagtgcaccctgcctctccctcagattgctgtgtgcagtgcaccctgcctctccctcagattgctgtgtgcagtgcaccctgcctctccctcagattgctgtgtgcagtgcaccctgcctctccctcagattgctgtgtgcagtgcaccctgcctctccccctccctcagattgctgtgtgcagtgcaccctgcctcttcccctccctcagaTTGCTGTGTGCAGTGCACTATGCCTCTCCCTCAGATTGCTGTGTGCAGtgccccctgcctctccctcagattgctgtgtgcagtgccccctgcctctccctcagattgctgtgtgcagtgcaccctgcctctccctcagattgctgtgtgcagtgccccctccctctccctcagattgctgtgtgcagtgcgccctgcctctccctcagattgctgtgtgcagtgccccctccctctccctcagattgctgtgtgcagtgccccctgcctctccctcagattgctgtgtgcagtgcaccctgcctctccctcagattgctgtgtgcagtgccccctccctctccctcagattgctgtgtgcagtgcgccctgcctctccctcagattgctgtgtgcagtgcaccctgcctctccctcagattgctgtgtgcagtgcaccctgcctctccccctccctcagattgctgtgtgcagtgcgccctgcctctccccctccctcagattgctgtgtgcagtgcaccctgcctctccctcagattgctgtgtgcagtgcaccctgcctctccctcagattgctgtgtgcagtgcaccctgcctctccctcagattgctgtgtgcagtgcaccctgcctctccctcagattgctgtgtgcagtgcaccctgcctctccccctccctcagattgctgtgtgcagtgcaccctgcctcttcccctccctcagaTTGCTGTGTGCAGGGCACTATGCCTCTccctcagattgctgtgtgtagcgcccctgcctctccctcagattgctgtgtgcattgcaccctgcctctccctcagattgctgtgtgcagtgccccctgcctctccctcagattgctgtgtgcagtgccccctgcctctccctcagattgctgtgtgcagcgccccctgcctctccctcagattgctgtgtgcagcgccccctgcctctccctcagattgctgtgtgcagcgccccctgcctctccctcagattgctgtgtgcagtgcaccctgcctcagattgctgtgtgcagtgcgccctgcctctccctcagattgctgtgtgcagtgcaccctgcctctccctcagattgctgtgtgcagtgcaccctgcctctccctcagattgctgtgtgcagtgcaccctgcctctccccctccctcagattgctgtgtgcagtgcaccctgcctcttcccctccctcagaTTGCTGTGTGCAGGGCACTATGCCTCTccctcagattgctgtgtgtagcgcccctgcctctccctcagattgctgtgtgcagtgcgccctgcctctccctcagattgctgtgtgcagtgcaccctgcctctccctcagattgctgtgtgcagtgcaccctgcctctccctcagattgctgtgtgtAGCGCACCCTGCCTCTCCCTCAGATTGCTGTGTGCAGTGCGCCTTGGCCCTGCTGTTCTGTCAGTTCCTGTCCTTGTGTAACCTGTTCCTGGATGTCCTGACCTGTGGCTCCTGCTCTGCGGACTCCGCTGGgctctgctgctcctgctgcacCGCGGGTGGGTGTCCGGACTGCGGTGACTCCTGCGACACCGACTGCGGCATAGTGGACGCCTGCTGCGAATCCGCCGACTGCCTGGAGATCTGCATGGAGTGCTGTGGGCTGTGCTTCTCCTCCTGAGGGGCAGATACAGAGCCTGGGGCAAATAGCAGCCTGGGAGATTGCCTGCATACTGTGCTTCTCCTCTTGAGGGGCAGATACAGAGGAAAAACCTCATCCCGGGGCAGATAAAGAGGGGCCTGCTGAGACACCCTAAATAAGACTCAATCTGAGCCCATATGCGCTTGTGTGGGTGACCCAGGGAAACAAGGCTGAGCCACCCCTAAAGGACCACAGGGATGAGGTCAAGTGACTCAAAGTAACTGCCCCTGTCACGTCAGACACACTGGCACTGTCACATGTCAGACACACTGGCactgaaagcagtggtactgcgaACTCCTGTGTCAGATACCAGGAATGAGCTACATTCTGTGCAGTGATTCCGTTTGgggaagcagagagctgtgagaATGACTGTGACTGGAAGTGGAAGATGTCTAAATAAAGTAGTTATACTGTGAAATCATCAGTCATCGCATCCCTGCGTGACCTCTGACCCCACAGACGTTCAGGTCCACCCGAGGGGATGTGAACAGACCTCTCGCTGGTTAAACGCAGACAACAGCTTTCATTTCCCTAATTACCAATTAGCGTTGGGCGCCCTGCTAATTATGTTATGCCAAGTAATTAAGAAGCTAATTAGTTCAGTGTAAGCTACGAATTAATTAGCAAGAGCTGTTAAAAAGGGAAGAAGCAGCGTAGCGGAAATGGGTCAGAGGTCAGGATACATGTAATATCCTAAACATGGGAGAtgtggggtcagaggtcagaatACATGCAATATCCTAAACACAGGAGATGTGGGGGTAATGTCCCTGTCTTTGAGGTGGGTGAACCCCCAGAGTTAGCTCCTGGTGAAatcactctccctgtgtcaagaATTAAACTgttagctctgcggggcagcaACTTTGTGGCTGAAGTTTTTTGTGTGTGGCTCTGCACATACTGTAAGGGTATACAGGAAATTATATGGTCAGGGCCGCAGAATTATtgccagggcccaggactagtgtTTTGACCACTGGCCTTGAAAGTCGT is part of the Ascaphus truei isolate aAscTru1 chromosome 9, aAscTru1.hap1, whole genome shotgun sequence genome and harbors:
- the MDFI gene encoding myoD family inhibitor encodes the protein MSQDLPPPDPYAPGLDSEPVGSTQGQGAKPPNHKLPINGTLPETVVTEPPQITCFPALTPAVTKAPHAQNRIPHSPHTGDTCGHPLKSKSPKKTPAQPSLKKQGSRASDWSTETPDLPPGAREDCCVQCALALLFCQFLSLCNLFLDVLTCGSCSADSAGLCCSCCTAGGCPDCGDSCDTDCGIVDACCESADCLEICMECCGLCFSS